The Saccharomycodes ludwigii strain NBRC 1722 chromosome II, whole genome shotgun sequence genome window below encodes:
- the PGD1 gene encoding Pgd1p (similar to Saccharomyces cerevisiae YGL025C | PGD1 | PolyGlutamine Domain), giving the protein MSSTISLLKGFEVPTDLTSLERLILKKQEQQPDQQEQSKDNTATEVGKNKCYSEIIESSMKELQNEILPLRLEFNMLLQSLSQIGIVTNIPNKEQYFKIRTRLFDINTKIQLLCAKMKNLRPILLLIKDQQQLQLQREQKSGGDTEKNENDDLEFRFNTPYAILETLPELPLPDPPVPLPKSFQPKPNATVNNNNSNVSTPVSSASNNKTGTGSNGGSSNGTTNTTTNSTSKGNRGSPNVNVATAKSPVVATNTSKANTKGTNSNPNTPRNQGKNNTTTTGNVTGANVNTAGKKTSAASKKNANMSVNTSTVATNNNGITPSFQNTISPMNMMTPSTIAATSGNVISTSRNSKKSSTMGNSNNNNNNNTNNSSSGATLSSPGNMMMMLDNNNNNNNNNYNTINPSMNRGETANNGNGTIMNNGNNSNNNNSNSGGQSMLINSPADILYNAGAMNGMNTMNSKLSNNNISTSANISNNGTNTNNTNNTNNNNSTNNNITPANILSGLMGNTTMDTDGIMNNNIYQNQNGNTTNKGVSLSNNSSNNTSFMPSSMMMNNGSNNNLSNTSTNNVFDGGDDLVDLNNLDLGHIEDFLQ; this is encoded by the coding sequence ATGAGTAGTACTATATCGTTGTTGAAAGGGTTCGAAGTGCCAACGGACTTGACTAGTTTAGAAAGactaattttaaaaaaacaagagcAACAACCAGACCAACAAGAACAATCAAAGGATAATACAGCCACAGAAGTGGGGAAAAACAAATGCTATTCTGAAATAATTGAGAGTTCTATGAAAGAATTACAAAACGAAATATTACCATTACGCCTAGAGTTCAATATGCTATTGCAAAGTTTATCCCAAATAGGTATCGTGACAAATATACCCAATAAAgaacaatattttaaaatcagGACAAGATTATTTGATATAAACACTAAAATACAATTATTGTGCgctaaaatgaaaaatttacgTCCTATACTCTTGTTAATCAAGGATCAACAGCAGTTACAATTACAACGTGAACAAAAAAGTGGTGGCGatactgaaaaaaatgaaaatgatgacCTAGAATTCAGGTTTAATACGCCCTATGCTATATTAGAAACATTACCTGAGCTGCCGCTACCAGATCCGCCAGTGCCATTGCCTAAATCATTTCAACCTAAACCGAATGCCACTgtaaataacaacaatagcaACGTCTCCACGCCCGTTTCAAGTGcgtcaaataataaaactggGACTGGTAGTAATGGTGGTAGCAGTAATGGtactactaatactactaccaACAGTACTAGCAAAGGCAACAGGGGTTCCCCCAACGTAAATGTTGCTACGGCTAAATCACCAGTCGTGGCAACTAATACTTCCAAAGCAAATACCAAAGGAACAAATAGCAACCCTAACACGCCACGTAATCAGGGCAAgaataatactactactactggaAATGTTACAGGTGCTAATGTGAATACTGCTGGAAAGAAGACATCTGCTGCAAGTAAGAAAAATGCCAATATGTCTGTAAACACCAGCACTGTTGCTACTAACAACAATGGCATTACACCTAGTTTCCAAAACACTATTTCTCCAATGAACATGATGACACCATCTACTATCGCTGCTACATCAGGGAATGTGATTTCTACCAGTAGAAATAGTAAAAAGAGCAGTACTATGGGtaatagtaacaacaacaacaacaacaataccaataatagtagtagcGGTGCTACTCTATCTTCCCCGGGAaatatgatgatgatgcttgataataataataataataataataacaattataatactattaatCCTAGTATGAATAGAGGCGAAACTGCTAATAATGGAAATGGTACAATAATGAACAATGGTAACAACtccaacaataacaacagcaaTAGTGGCGGTCAATCTATGTTAATCAACAGTCCAGCggatatattatataatgcGGGTGCCATGAACGGTATGAACACCATGAATAGCAAACTttctaacaataatattagcaCCAGTGCCAATATTTCTAACAATGGcactaatactaataatactaataatactaataataataatagtaccaacaacaatattacTCCTGCTAATATATTAAGTGGTTTAATGGGTAATACAACAATGGACACAGATGGAATaatgaataataacatttatCAGAATCAAAACGGCAACACTACGAACAAAGGAGTGAGTCTATCAAATAACAGCAGCAATAACACTTCATTCATGCCAAGTAGTATGATGATGAATAATggtagcaataataatctttcCAATACTAGCACCAACAATGTTTTTGATGGAGGAGATGATTTGGTGGATCTTAACAATCTTGATCTAGGTCATATAGAAGACTTTTTACAATGA
- the FMT1 gene encoding methionyl-tRNA formyltransferase (similar to Saccharomyces cerevisiae YBL013W | FMT1 | Formyl-Methionyl-tRNA Transformylase), with protein sequence MKILFFGSDLFSIKSLIPLYNNLQKNGMISHIQVITPPPKRTGRNLLKLKQTILDKSMPLLFQNLPPPIYSLEELSINKDSDSSMFDMCIAVSYGKLIPAELINKLKYSINVHPSLLPQYRGSSPLQYTLLNNDIYTGCSIQTLHPSKFDHGRIIVQTLPLKVDEILQPENVNNETGTLVKYRYDNDDSHVGKFFLSENVIVENSLKIPDSLMLEEQSGNDGPLLLDLKDKMGNVGSLLLNEVISKQLYQCLDTVTDNKCFIPHYKPSYAKKIKNTDREINWNKDTASTIVNKINVLKSVYVRKEVNPKRKDVNDSKSVITKLILLHDATEIRDIDSLENTEQDASVKQVLKCPGDAKYIDSLRQLIIKCHGDTYIGCKNLQFEGFKIEPACKFIKGIYKRSRMPKVPEHNNVITFV encoded by the coding sequence atgaagATACTATTCTTTGGATCCGACCTATTCAGCATTAAATCATTAATACCGTTGTATAATAacctacaaaaaaatggtatGATCTCACATATTCAAGTAATTACACCACCTCCTAAAAGAACAGGTCgtaatttgttaaaattaaaacaaacaatattagataaatcaatgccattgttatttcaaaatttgcCACCTCCAATATATTCTTTGGAAGAATTAAgtattaataaagataGTGACTCGTCAATGTTTGATATGTGTATTGCTGTTTCTTACGGTAAATTAATTCCAGCAGAGttgattaataaattaaaatattctaTAAATGTTCACCCGTCCTTACTACCTCAATACAGAGGATCAAGTCCTCTGCAATATactttattaaacaatGATATTTATACTGGTTGCTCAATTCAGACGCTACATCCCTCCAAATTTGATCATGGTAGGATAATTGTACAAACATTACCTCTAAAGGTAGATGAAATCTTGCAACCAGAGAATGTCAATAATGAAACCGGCACTTTGGTTAAATATAGATATGATAACGATGATTCGCATGTTGGAAAGTTTTTTCTCAGTGAGAACGTTATTGTTGAAAactctttaaaaataccGGACAGTTTAATGCTCGAAGAACAATCAGGAAACGATGGTCCTCTATTATTAGATTTGAAAGACAAAATGGGTAATGTGGGCAGTCTATTATTAAACGAGGTTATATCTAAACAATTATATCAATGCCTAGATACTGTAACTGAtaataaatgttttataCCCCATTATAAACCAAGttatgcaaaaaaaattaaaaatactgACAGAGAAATTAATTGGAATAAAGATACCGCTTCTACAAtagttaataaaattaacgTTCTAAAGTCAGTTTATGTACGGAAAGAAGTCAACCCCAAGAGAAAAGATGTAAATGATAGCAAATCAGTAATAACTAAATTAATCTTGTTGCACGATGCAACAGAAATTAGAGATATAGATTCACTGGAAAATACTGAACAAGATGCTTCTGTTAAGCAAGTTTTGAAATGTCCTGGTGACGCTAAGTATATAGATTCTTTGAGACAGCTAATAATTAAATGTCACGGAGATACTTATATTGGTTGCaaaaatttacaatttgaaggttttaaaattgaaccAGCTtgtaaatttatcaaaggtatatataaaaggtCACGTATGCCAAAAGTCCCTGAACATAACAATGTAATaacttttgtttaa
- a CDS encoding uncharacterized protein (similar to Saccharomyces cerevisiae YGR281W | YOR1 | Yeast Oligomycin Resistance) yields MSSKKPEVVTTNSVVVDTSITTEKSQQETLLNLNIDDLEKVTDSNIIPQKRLFSFLHSKKIPEIPTYNTNSNNDQSDERPIYPLYHVNWISRIFFLWIIPLIKIGYKRTLQPNDLFKLDDRLSIESLYNDFENNWNRILKIHNGKIPKFALVITLLRTFRYMFGSSILISIIYSCGQALTPLLTKKLINFVEEKQFIPHLHVNNGVGYAIGTSVLMLTTGLLFNHFFHNSIMTGYQVRSVLTRAVFTKTFKISQYSHHKYSNGKITSIMSTDLSRMELAWAFQPLLWSFPGPLIICIVLLIINLGAISLIGFGTFFVIVVLILFAFNQIIQLRVKTNKFTDQRVSLMREILNSLKMIKYYAWEDAYDKNVKDIRKNEVSLVVKMQNIRNIFTAFAIVLPSLSSLIVFLALYKINGNGFQGKNTGQIFSSLSLFEVLSLQMIFVPIALGTGIDGLIALSRVQDFLLAEEEEKLKPLPPCDLSKDNVLELENCSFEWQDYEALIQKEEEDEEKQKKSKSIKFSFVKKKNTTSEKQQDCISEDKNNKKKITTNNNVANPIKGFHDISFEVKRGELIIVTGGIGTGKSSLLLALARFMTRTSDESTSTFKQTGTLLLCGYPWVQNTTVRNNILFGSKFDPIKYDKVIKACSLTTDLSNLPAGDFTEIGERGVTLSGGQKARINLARSVYRDKDIYLFDDVLSAVDARVGKHIMDECIIKFLNGKTRILATHQLSLIEKADRVIYLGAGGSFNIGTVDELLSTNNGFSQLMDFSKREADKEHIKTQEDEAMEIQSVSSSSSTSDIEEKYRSQDTKMMAKMGQTILKEERAINSMSLNIYKKYLKAGSGKWYLLATIMYLLFVAFSTFTELFSSVWLSFWTEEKFKGRKDGFYMGLYILWVFSSLLFLVLQFVLICEVALRASRNLNIKAVETVLHTPMSFIDTTPIGRILNRFTKDTEVLDSEILEQLRMTINEAFMVIGVMIMCIIYLPWFAIAVPFIMLSFVFISDHYQSSGREIKRLEAVQRSFVYNNFNEVLTGIDTVKAYSLQEMFLKKNDYLINKQNEATYLTVATQRWVSICMDIVAVCYALIITLLCVTRQFRIGASSTGVLLSYVLQFPGLLNSLLRSITQAENDMNSVERLVYYASDLPQEAPYRIMELKPDNNWPINANIIFQNVSLKYRPELPFVLKDLSIDIKGGEKIGVCGRTGAGKSTIMSALYRLVELTHGKIIIDGIDINKIGLFDLRSKLTIIPQDPVLFKGTIRKNLDPFGECNDDILWNALVRSGAITEDIIKDVRSQTKSKEDGNTELHKFHLDQTVEDEGSNFSLGERQILALSRALVRKSKILILDEATSSVDYETDANIQARIVKEFPHCTILCIAHRLKTILNYDRILVLEKGEIQEFDSPINLFDKEKGIFREMCDRSGIQRNDIKCSYGE; encoded by the coding sequence ATGTCTTCTAAAAAACCAGAAGTTGTTACTACCAATTCTGTGGTCGTTGACACTTCTATCACTACAGAGAAAAGTCAACAAGAAACTTTGTTAAACTTAAATATTGATGACTTGGAAAAGGTAACAGATTCAAATATTATTCCTCAAAAAAGATTGTTTAGTTTTTTGcattccaaaaaaatacctGAAATACCAACCTATAATACAAACAGTAACAACGATCAGAGTGATGAAAGACCTATTTATCCACTCTATCACGTAAATTGGATCAGTAGAATATTCTTTCTTTGGATCATTCCGCTGATTAAAATAGGTTATAAAAGAACATTACAACCAAACGATCTATTTAAACTAGACGACAGATTAAGTATCGAATCCTTATAcaatgattttgaaaacaattggaatagaatattaaaaatcCATAATGGCAAAATCCCTAAATTTGCCTTAGTCATTACTCTATTGAGAACATTCAGATATATGTTTGGTTCTTCAATtctaatttcaataatatataGTTGTGGCCAAGCGTTGACACCGTTGCTAACTAAAAAActaattaattttgttgaagaaaaacaatttatcCCACATTTACATGTAAATAATGGTGTAGGTTATGCTATTGGTACTTCCGTATTAATGCTAACTACAGGACTATTATTTAATCATTTCTTCCACAATTCAATAATGACTGGATATCAGGTACGTAGCGTCCTAACCAGAGCTGTTTTTACCAAgacttttaaaatttcccAGTACTCTCACCATAAGTACAGTAATGGTAAAATAACATCTATCATGAGTACTGATTTAAGTAGAATGGAATTGGCATGGGCTTTCCAACCATTGCTGTGGTCATTCCCTGGACCACtaattatttgtattgttttattgattATCAATTTGGGTGCAATTTCGCTCATTGGTTTCGGcactttttttgttatcgTTGTACTGATTTTATTTGCATTCAACCAAATTATTCAGCTAAGAGTCAAGACCAACAAATTCACCGACCAAAGGGTTTCATTAATGAGAGAAATCCTAAACAGTTTAAAAATGATCAAATATTACGCTTGGGAAGATGCTTATGATAAAAATGTCAAAGATATTAGGAAAAATGAAGTTAGCTTGGTAGTTAAAATGCAAAACattagaaatatatttacTGCTTTTGCTATTGTCTTGCCTAGTTTATCTTCATTAATTGTATTTTTGGCactatataaaattaacgGTAATGGATTTCAGGGGAAAAATACGGGTCAgattttttcctctttatcattatttgaAGTTTTGAGCTTGCAAATGATATTTGTTCCCATTGCTCTGGGTACTGGTATTGATGGGTTAATTGCCCTTAGTAGAGTAcaagattttttattagccgaagaggaagaaaaattaaagccATTACCCCCTTGTGATTTGTCTAAGGATAATGTATTAGAATTGGAAAACTGTTCTTTTGAATGGCAAGATTATGAAGCTCTTATTcaaaaagaagaggaagacgaggaaaagcaaaaaaaatcgAAATCTATCAAGTTTAGTTttgtaaagaaaaaaaacacaacaaGTGAAAAGCAACAGGACTGTATCTCTGAggacaaaaacaataagaAGAAAATCACGACCAATAACAACGTTGCAAATCCTATTAAAGGGTTCCATGATATTTCGTTTGAAGTGAAAAGGGGTGAGTTGATTATTGTTACAGGCGGTATAGGTACTGGTAaatcatctttattattagcttTGGCAAGATTCATGACCCGAACAAGTGACGAAAGCACCTCTACGTTTAAACAAACAGGCACATTGCTATTGTGTGGCTATCCTTGGGTCCAAAACACAACAGTTAGAAATAACATTTTGTTTGGTTCCAAGTTTGACCCTATCAAATACGATAAAGTTATTAAAGCATGTTCTTTAACTACTGATTTAAGTAATTTGCCAGCAGGTGATTTCACTGAGATTGGCGAGCGCGGTGTTACACTATCTGGTGGTCAAAAAGCACGTATCAATTTGGCAAGAAGTGTTTACAGAGATAAGGATATATATCTGTTTGATGATGTTTTAAGTGCTGTTGATGCTAGAGTTGGTAAGCATATTATGGATGAGTGCATTATTAAGTTTTTGAACGGTAAGACTAGAATTTTAGCTACACATCAATTAAGTCTTATTGAAAAAGCTGATAGGGTTATTTATTTGGGTGCAGGTGGTTCGTTTAACATAGGCACAGTCGATGAACTATTATCGACAAACAATGGATTTTCACAATTAATGGATTTTTCCAAAAGGGAAGCCGACAAAGAACATATAAAAACGCAAGAAGATGAAGCTATGGAGATTCAGTCAGTTAGTAGCAGTAGCAGCACTTCGGATATCGAGGAAAAGTATAGATCGCAAGATACAAAAATGATGGCCAAAATGGGACAAACCATTcttaaagaagaaagggCAATTAATAGTATGAGTTTGAATATTTAcaagaaatatttaaagGCTGGTTCAGGTAAATGGTATTTACTAGCCACCATaatgtatttattatttgtcgCTTTTTCCACATTTACTGAACTGTTTAGTTCTGTTTGGCTTTCCTTTTGGACAGAAGAAAAGTTCaaaggaagaaaagatGGCTTTTATATGGGCTTGTATATTTTATGGGTATTCAGCTCTTTACTATTTTTGGTGCTTCAATTTGTCCTGATTTGTGAAGTTGCCCTAAGAGCCAGCAGAAATCTAAATATAAAGGCTGTAGAGACCGTATTACACACACCAATGAGTTTTATCGACACCACCCCCATCGGTCGTATTTTAAACCGTTTTACCAAAGATACCGAGGTTTTAGATAGTGAAATTTTAGAACAATTAAGAATGACAATAAACGAGGCCTTTATGGTTATTGGTGTGATGATTAtgtgtattatttatttgccTTGGTTTGCCATTGCTGTTCCTTTTATTATGTTATCGTTTGTTTTCATTTCGGATCATTACCAAAGTAGTGGGagagaaataaaaagattggAGGCAGTTCAACGGTCATTTGtctataataattttaatgaaGTTTTGACTGGCATTGATACTGTTAAAGCATATAGCCTGCAAGAGatgtttttaaagaaaaacgattatttgattaataaacaaaatgaaGCAACGTACTTGACTGTTGCCACCCAAAGGTGGGTTTCTATTTGTATGGATATTGTTGCCGTCTGTTATGCTTTAATTATCACTTTGTTGTGTGTTACCAGACAATTCCGTATTGGTGCATCTAGTACTGGGGTTTTGTTATCTTACGTTTTGCAATTTCCCGGCTTATTAAACTCGTTATTGCGGTCAATAACGCAAGCTGAAAATGATATGAATAGTGTGGAGAGGTTAGTTTATTATGCCTCAGATTTACCTCAAGAGGCACCATATCGCATAATGGAATTAAAACCCGACAACAATTGGCCCATCAATGCCAATataattttccaaaatgtTAGTTTGAAATACAGACCAGAATTACCATTTGTACTGAAGGACTTAAGTATAGATATTAAAGGCGGTGAGAAAATTGGTGTTTGTGGCAGAACAGGCGCTGGTAAAAGTACAATTATGAGTGCACTATATAGATTGGTGGAATTGACACAtggtaaaattattattgatggtATTGATATCAATAAGATTGGTTTATTTGACTTGCGTTCCAAACTGACCATTATTCCACAAGATCCTGTATTATTTAAGGGTACTATTAGGAAAAATTTGGATCCATTTGGTGAATGTAACGACGACATTTTATGGAATGCCTTAGTCAGAAGTGGTGCAATTACTGAAGATATCATAAAAGACGTCAGGTCACAAACAAAAAGCAAAGAAGATGGTAACACTGAGTTACATAAATTCCATCTGGATCAAACTGTTGAGGATGAAGgttcaaatttttctttaggGGAAAGACAAATTCTAGCACTAAGCAGAGCTTTAGTGAGGAAatctaaaattttaattttagatGAAGCCACAAGTAGTGTTGATTATGAAACAGATGCTAATATACAAGCCAGGATTGTTAAAGAGTTTCCACACTGTACCATATTGTGTATTGCACATAGATTGAAAACTATTTTGAATTATGATCgtattttagttttagaAAAGGGGGAGATTCAAGAATTTGATTCTCCGATTAACTTATTTGATAAAGAGAAGGGAATATTTAGAGAAATGTGCGATAGATCAGGTATTCAAAGAAATGATATAAAATGCTCATACGGTGAGTAG
- the PIB2 gene encoding Pib2p (similar to Saccharomyces cerevisiae YGL023C | PIB2 | PhosphatidylInositol(3)-phosphate Binding), giving the protein MTTLMTNLPVDSRAPLKQEHNTLIMSNNNNNNLLQSENEDEEHENNINHHNKNILTEEEEKEEVSIDSQENIITHTYTPTSVSSTSSTSTNNSNIINNDKNNSDNNASINSNIGSIVSATASPINNQESQDSNVGTDIETCSTAISTNNLNVMTTHNSNNNNNNNTAAETNAINDTTVEEMLNEGGKTLSNEDDTHIQINTYTNSSNAITNANNDNINADVNANTNPVSVSTNTNNNPGTISTSTNANIKNIKTNNNNQGKSIVKFKNNTANNNTKNNATSVNTRTKSNSSASSNESAASSTCSLTFKKEKVVSKQRTQSIQSVLSNISLRSALLNHINNNNNNNNNNNQDDANDNNIRKVNSCADVSQQIQSPAMASTYRKRIISSNVANATTNNNALVRTSSIVNAQDKGNNNQNLYYYDGLAVDEDNIGKKLPFTNNKNHNIYKDGVKSNSATLSAIRTTNNDKNINYKNPSLSRLSDTAINFYNTNINNNNNSDNNSVNTSVDTSLLLQQPIIDMDAEYEEDPVSQKRLTTDALRRLSSLKQKQQQQQQQQQQQQNATNNMKNKCSNTKELKFGGKNIIMDSSIVHRKHSIIPGAATNTIIDNINAHNSSNTAFTPSSRATSNNGNSSNNNNNTENHNEKKMNKHDRSHERIDSPKKPLYTPAVLRDIGETNLKNDTLLKRAVSPMSMRNNTTVDSITNHETNSISSAQLSVPASIGSTSSKLTFLSKLENWIIGGISNANNHENSSVYSNNTHTTNSIIAKKPTPFPQPLVLPRPTRKHWVQDSQRSSCQECHKTFTFWDRRHHCRHCGDIYCGLHLRHWLYLNRNAKFIIGGGGCDRDGVLSKVCDFCSKEYENKLMNKDYLLKDNEDDSNTRNPVDDNVFDDEDENEEGEHHLIASTTRSDHGSNKTTVGNLSFTNSHNAGTENGAVAATGADAENLGNAELGRVGNNNDNGGNKSKQQKRFDSIIGSIPIDWNWSSF; this is encoded by the coding sequence ATGACAACTCTAATGACCAACCTTCCTGTTGATTCTAGGGCCCCTTTAAAACAAGAACATAACACTTTAATAAtgtctaataataataacaataacttGCTACAAAGTGAAAATGAGGATGAAGAACacgaaaataatataaatcatcataataaaaatatcttaactgaagaagaggaaaaagaagaagttAGTATAGATAGccaagaaaatattattactcaTACCTATACTCCTACTAGTGTTAGTAGTACAAGTAGTACAAgtactaataatagtaatattatcaataatgataaaaataacagcGATAATAATGCCAGTATTAATAGCAATATAGGTAGCATAGTCAGTGCTACTGCTAGTCCTATTAATAATCAAGAGAGCCAAGATAGTAATGTTGGTACTGATATTGAAACTTGCAGTACTGCTATAAGTACGAATAACTTAAATGTTATGACAACtcataatagtaataataataataataataacactgcCGCTGAAACCAATGCTATTAATGACACCACAGTGGAGGAAATGTTGAATGAAGGCGGTAAAACTTTATCTAATGAGGATGATACTCATATACAGATTAATACTTATACTAATTCTAGTAATGCTATTACCAATGCtaataatgacaatatTAATGCTGATGTTAATGCTAATACCAATCCTGTTAGTGTTAGTACCAACACCAACAATAATCCTGGTACTATTAGTACGTCCACTAATGCCAACatcaaaaacataaaaaccaacaataacaatcaAGGAAAATCCATTgttaaattcaaaaataacaccgctaacaataataccaaaaataaCGCCACTTCGGTAAATACGAGAACTAAATCAAATTCTTCTGCTAGTTCAAACGAAAGTGCTGCCTCTAGTACATGTTctttaacttttaaaaaggaaaaagttGTATCAAAACAAAGAACCCAGTCTATACAGAGTGTGCTAAGCAATATTTCATTAAGAAGTGCATTATTAAATCAcataaacaacaacaacaacaacaacaacaacaacaaccagGATGATgcaaatgataataatattagaaaGGTCAATAGTTGCGCCGATGTTTCACAGCAAATCCAATCGCCTGCAATGGCCAGCACTTATAGGAAGAGAATCATATCTTCCAATGTTGCTAATGccactactaataataatgctttAGTTAGAACATCTTCCATTGTTAATGCTCAAGATAAAGGTAACAACAACCAgaatttgtattattatgatgGACTAGCAGTCGATGAAGATAATATAGGAAAAAAGTTACCttttaccaataataagaatcataatatttataaagaTGGCGTAAAAAGCAATTCCGCTACTCTTAGCGCTATTAGAACCaccaataatgataaaaatattaactaCAAAAATCCAAGTTTAAGTAGATTAAGCGATACtgcaattaatttttataacaccaacattaataataacaataatagtgaCAATAATAGTGTTAATACATCTGTGGATACATCTTTGCTATTACAACAACCTATTATAGATATGGATGCTGAGTATGAAGAGGACCCAGTCTCTCAAAAAAGACTAACGACCGATGCCTTGCGTAGATTATCCAgcttaaaacaaaaacaacaacaacaacagcagcagcagcagcagcagcaaaaTGCCACAAATAATATGAAAAACAAGTGTAGTAACACAAAGGAATTGAAGTTTGGCGGGAAGAACATCATTATGGATTCATCTATAGTTCACAGGAAACATTCTATAATACCGGGTGCTGCTACCAACACCATAATTGATAATATCAATGCTCATAATAGTTCCAACACTGCATTTACTCCCAGTTCTAGGGCTACTAGCAACAATGGTAAtagcagcaacaacaacaataatactgaaaatcacaatgaaaaaaaaatgaataagcATGATAGATCTCATGAGCGAATAGATTCACCCAAAAAACCCTTATATACACCGGCTGTATTGAGAGATATCGGAGAGACTAATTTAAAGAATGACACTCTATTGAAAAGGGCTGTTTCCCCAATGTCAATGAGGAATAATACTACTGTTGATTCTATTACCAATCATGAGACTAATTCTATTTCTTCTGCACAGCTCAGTGTTCCTGCTTCTATTGGCTCAACATCATCTAAACTTACCTTTTTGTCGAAGCTAGAAAATTGGATAATTGGAGGCATCAGTAATGCTAATAATCACGAAAATTCGTCGGTTTACAGTAACAATACACATACTACTAACAGCATTATTGCTAAAAAACCCACTCCATTCCCACAACCATTGGTATTGCCACGGCCTACAAGAAAACATTGGGTTCAAGATAGCCAAAGGTCGTCTTGCCAAGAATGTCATAAAACTTTTACATTTTGGGATAGAAGACATCATTGTAGACATTGTGGGGATATTTATTGTGGACTGCATTTAAGACACTGGTTATATTTGAACAGAAATgccaaatttattattggtggGGGTGGTTGTGACAGGGATGGCGTTTTGTCTAAAGTTTGTGATTTCTGTAGTAAAGAGTATGAAAACAAGTTGATGAATAAGGATTATTTACTGAAAGACAATGAGGATGATAGTAATACTAGGAATCCTGTGGATGATAATGtatttgatgatgaagatgagaATGAGGAAGGGGAGCATCATCTCATTGCGTCAACAACCAGATCCGATCATGGTTCCAATAAAACAACTGTAGgaaatttatcttttacCAATAGTCACAACGCTGGCACAGAAAATGGAGCCGTTGCTGCTACCGGTGCGGATGCTGAAAACCTGGGTAATGCCGAGCTGGGACGAGTTggaaataacaatgataacGGAGGCAATAAATctaaacaacaaaagagATTTGATAGTATTATAGGTAGTATTCCTATTGATTGGAATTGGAGTAGTTTCTAG